From Pseudocalidococcus azoricus BACA0444, the proteins below share one genomic window:
- the ctaD gene encoding cytochrome c oxidase subunit I, whose protein sequence is MAQAQLPVGTPLTTPEPEHPQAWKWYDYFTFNVDHKVIGIQYLVTAFFFYLVGGLMAVAMRAELATADSDVLNPNLYNAFLTNHGTIMIFLWIVPAAIGGFGNYLVPLMVGARDMAFPKLNALAFWLNPPAGALLIGSFFFGGAQSGWTSYPPLSLITANTAQSMWILSIVLVGTSSIMGALNFVVTILKMKIPSMRWDQLPLFCWAIMATSLLALVSTPVLAAGLILLLFDINFGTSFFKPDAGGNVVIYQHLFWFYSHPAVYLMILPIFGVMSEIIPIHARKPIFGYKAIAYSSMAICAVGLFVWVHHMFTSGTPPWMRMFFTISTLIVAVPTGVKIFSWVATLWGGKIRYTSAMLFAVGLLSMFFLGGLSGVTLGTAPVDIHVHDTYYVVAHFHYVLFGGSVFGLYAGIYHWFPKMTGRMLNEFWGKVHFVLTFIGTNLTFLPMHQLGLQGMPRRVAMYDPQFESINKLCTIGAFVLAFSVVPFLINIIWSWSKGPKAGDNPWGGLSLEWTTASPPMIENWPVLPVLTTGPYDFGGPPEDDDDDSDFDDE, encoded by the coding sequence ATGGCCCAAGCACAACTTCCTGTCGGTACTCCCTTAACCACTCCTGAGCCAGAACATCCCCAGGCCTGGAAATGGTATGACTATTTCACCTTCAATGTTGACCACAAAGTGATTGGGATTCAATACCTCGTCACCGCCTTTTTCTTTTACTTGGTGGGTGGCTTAATGGCTGTGGCCATGCGGGCCGAACTGGCAACTGCCGACTCCGATGTACTCAACCCCAACCTTTACAACGCCTTTTTGACCAACCACGGGACGATCATGATTTTCCTGTGGATTGTCCCGGCCGCCATTGGTGGCTTTGGCAATTATCTAGTCCCGTTGATGGTCGGGGCCCGCGATATGGCCTTCCCCAAACTCAATGCCTTAGCCTTTTGGTTAAATCCCCCCGCTGGGGCCTTATTGATTGGTAGTTTCTTTTTTGGGGGGGCGCAATCGGGTTGGACATCCTATCCGCCCTTGAGTTTGATCACCGCCAACACGGCCCAGAGTATGTGGATCCTCAGCATTGTCTTGGTAGGAACCTCGTCGATTATGGGGGCCCTCAACTTTGTGGTGACGATCCTGAAGATGAAAATCCCCAGCATGCGGTGGGATCAACTGCCCTTGTTTTGCTGGGCGATTATGGCCACATCTTTGTTGGCTCTCGTTTCTACCCCAGTTTTGGCGGCGGGACTGATTCTGTTGCTGTTTGACATTAACTTTGGCACCTCCTTCTTCAAGCCGGATGCGGGTGGCAACGTTGTCATTTACCAGCATTTATTCTGGTTCTATTCTCATCCGGCTGTCTATCTGATGATCTTGCCGATTTTTGGGGTGATGTCGGAGATCATTCCCATCCATGCCCGTAAGCCAATTTTTGGTTACAAAGCCATTGCCTACTCCAGTATGGCCATCTGTGCTGTTGGCCTGTTTGTCTGGGTGCATCATATGTTTACCAGTGGCACACCGCCTTGGATGCGGATGTTTTTTACCATCTCGACCTTGATTGTAGCGGTACCGACTGGGGTGAAAATCTTTAGCTGGGTAGCAACACTCTGGGGCGGCAAAATTCGTTACACCAGTGCGATGCTCTTTGCTGTGGGACTGCTCTCAATGTTCTTCTTGGGCGGCTTAAGCGGTGTCACCTTGGGGACGGCTCCGGTGGACATCCATGTTCATGACACCTACTATGTGGTTGCCCACTTCCACTACGTCTTGTTTGGCGGCTCAGTGTTTGGCTTATATGCCGGAATTTATCACTGGTTTCCAAAAATGACCGGGCGGATGTTGAATGAGTTTTGGGGCAAAGTCCATTTTGTCTTGACCTTTATTGGCACCAACCTCACCTTTTTACCAATGCATCAATTGGGTTTGCAGGGAATGCCGCGCCGGGTGGCCATGTACGACCCCCAGTTTGAATCCATTAATAAACTCTGTACGATTGGGGCCTTTGTCTTAGCGTTTTCTGTGGTTCCGTTTTTAATTAACATCATCTGGAGTTGGAGCAAAGGGCCGAAAGCGGGGGATAACCCCTGGGGTGGCTTAAGTTTGGAATGGACTACGGCCTCACCGCCGATGATTGAAAACTGGCCTGTTTTGCCTGTCCTCACCACTGGCCCCTATGACTTCGGCGGCCCACCGGAAGATGATGATGATGATTCAGACTTCGATGATGAATAG
- a CDS encoding ABC transporter permease produces MKQLRLIFANILAIYRRELQSYFYSPFAYVIAGIFWLLAGIFFVVIVQTVTQQAAQNDLAQQQFGMAPQPIDVPQIILQGFLGVLGSISQVILPMLSMSLYTEERKRGTLELLATSPITNWAVAVGKLLAVVTFYLTLIVPLLIYQSLAYSAANPPMSIALILVGHGGLVLLAAVILSLGMFISSLTDNTIIAAVMTFALILVLWIFDIIAKSVGGDLGSVLTYLSPVEHFNSLTQGVIKTNSLVLFATYIFLGIYLTAQSIDAFRFQRS; encoded by the coding sequence ATGAAGCAATTACGGCTAATTTTCGCTAACATTCTGGCCATCTATCGGCGAGAACTCCAGAGCTACTTTTACTCTCCCTTTGCCTACGTCATTGCAGGCATCTTTTGGCTCTTGGCAGGCATCTTCTTTGTGGTTATTGTCCAAACCGTGACCCAGCAGGCAGCTCAAAACGATCTCGCTCAACAGCAATTTGGGATGGCACCCCAGCCTATAGATGTGCCGCAAATTATTCTCCAAGGCTTCTTAGGGGTTTTAGGGTCAATTTCCCAAGTGATTTTGCCGATGCTCTCCATGAGTCTTTACACCGAAGAACGCAAGCGCGGCACTTTGGAACTCTTGGCCACCTCACCCATTACCAACTGGGCCGTAGCTGTCGGAAAATTACTGGCCGTTGTCACCTTTTACTTGACCTTAATTGTTCCCTTGTTGATCTATCAAAGCTTGGCCTACAGTGCCGCCAACCCACCGATGTCCATTGCCTTAATTTTGGTTGGCCACGGGGGCCTGGTACTCCTAGCCGCGGTTATCCTCTCCTTGGGGATGTTTATCTCTTCCCTGACAGACAACACGATTATTGCGGCGGTCATGACCTTTGCCCTGATCCTCGTCCTCTGGATTTTTGACATTATTGCTAAAAGTGTTGGCGGTGATTTGGGCAGCGTCTTAACCTACCTCTCCCCCGTGGAGCATTTCAACTCTCTCACCCAAGGTGTAATCAAGACCAACAGCCTCGTTTTGTTCGCGACTTATATCTTTTTGGGCATTTACCTCACCGCCCAATCCATTGATGCCTTTCGTTTCCAGCGCAGTTAA
- a CDS encoding ABC transporter ATP-binding protein, which translates to MIEVNHLNKVYGSTQALGDVSFQAEAGEILGLLGPNGAGKTTTMRILSGYLPASRGTAAIDGFEVHQDPMAVRQRIGYLPESPPLYPEMSVAQYLNFVAEIKGVSAGDRPQQVKKALLSCGLEDKAKTLIRKLSKGYRQRVGIAQAIVHDPPAIILDEPTVGLDPRQIIEVRKLIQQLAGERTVILSTHILPEVSMTCNRVVIINRGNVVATGSLDELMTQLAGGYRYELEVRGEKTQIEAVLSSILSQEATTLAWGDPLNKDLDLTNLYRLHLTLPGSEDLGATISRRLIEAGLDLYEMRRNRDNLEDVFLKLTTQEDITPEARPAPVPSPDPAAPDSDTPAPTNP; encoded by the coding sequence ATGATTGAAGTTAACCATTTGAACAAGGTTTATGGTTCGACCCAGGCCCTAGGGGATGTGAGTTTTCAGGCTGAAGCTGGGGAAATCCTGGGATTGCTGGGCCCCAATGGAGCGGGGAAAACCACCACGATGCGGATTTTATCCGGGTATCTACCCGCTAGTCGGGGGACAGCCGCCATTGATGGGTTTGAAGTTCATCAGGATCCGATGGCAGTGCGGCAACGGATTGGGTATCTACCAGAATCCCCGCCCCTTTATCCAGAAATGTCCGTGGCCCAGTACCTTAACTTTGTGGCCGAAATTAAGGGAGTCAGTGCTGGAGATCGCCCGCAACAGGTCAAAAAAGCCCTCCTGAGTTGTGGCCTGGAAGACAAAGCCAAAACCTTAATCCGCAAACTCTCTAAAGGCTATCGGCAACGGGTTGGCATTGCCCAGGCCATTGTCCATGATCCCCCGGCCATTATTTTAGATGAGCCGACCGTTGGCCTGGATCCGCGCCAAATTATTGAAGTTCGGAAACTGATTCAGCAGTTAGCCGGCGAGCGGACGGTGATTTTGTCCACCCACATTTTGCCGGAAGTCAGCATGACCTGTAATCGGGTGGTGATTATCAATCGCGGCAATGTGGTAGCCACGGGTTCCTTGGATGAGTTGATGACCCAGTTGGCCGGCGGCTATCGCTATGAGCTAGAAGTGCGCGGCGAGAAGACCCAGATTGAAGCCGTGTTAAGCTCCATTCTCAGTCAGGAGGCGACCACCTTGGCCTGGGGGGATCCCCTCAATAAGGATCTGGATTTAACCAATCTTTACCGTCTCCACCTGACCCTGCCCGGCTCCGAAGACTTAGGAGCGACAATTTCCCGGAGATTGATTGAAGCTGGCCTGGACTTATACGAAATGCGGCGTAATCGGGATAACTTAGAAGATGTTTTTCTCAAGCTGACCACCCAAGAAGACATTACCCCAGAAGCTAGACCGGCCCCAGTTCCTAGCCCCGATCCAGCCGCCCCTGACTCCGATACCCCAGCCCCCACCAACCCATGA
- a CDS encoding cyclic peptide export ABC transporter has protein sequence MQLFYLLLRSAWRTVAGAGLAGLLNGASTAGLIALINAALNNLTNLQSLLPWGFTILGILLLFTHFASQVLLVQAAQQAVSEMRLVLGSRILASPLRQLEALGNAQLLATLTDDVEAVARSFSVLPNLFNAIAIVLGCLLYMAWLSVPLFFILIVLIGFGTGSYLFLAGKAGRFLTAARVQQDRLFQHFRALTEGNKELKLNRERRQAFITEEFQPTVAEARKQNQIGLTVFAIAASWGQLLLFVTIGFFLFTLPNLLGVSGPVMSGYVLTIIYLMLPMQHVIEAIPILSRASVALAKVESLQLTLNEDISRTTSETELPPLGAWQTLELINIRHTYQSGSPDNPFTFTLGPLNLKFQAGELIFIVGGNGSGKSTLAKIITGLYDPEGGEIRLDGQVITPDLQEWYRQHFATVFSDFFLFDRLLGIETKNNLTQAEDYIKLLRLAHKVAIQGDRLSTTNLSQGERKRLGLLTAYLENRPIYLFDEWAADQDPIFRDFFYTQMLPTLQQRGKTIFAISHDDRYFKVADRIIKLDYGQIESDTLGREYQASTTSNSST, from the coding sequence GTGCAGTTGTTTTATTTACTTCTTCGGTCAGCATGGCGAACAGTGGCGGGGGCCGGCCTGGCGGGGTTATTGAATGGGGCGAGTACGGCCGGGTTAATTGCGTTGATCAATGCGGCTCTCAATAACTTGACCAATTTGCAGTCTCTTTTGCCCTGGGGATTTACGATCTTAGGGATTCTGCTGCTTTTCACCCATTTTGCGTCTCAAGTTCTCCTCGTCCAGGCCGCGCAACAGGCTGTTTCTGAGATGCGGTTGGTTTTAGGGAGCCGAATTTTAGCCTCACCCCTGCGCCAATTGGAAGCCCTCGGCAATGCCCAACTCTTAGCCACCTTAACGGACGATGTGGAAGCTGTGGCCCGGTCGTTTTCGGTCTTACCTAATTTATTTAATGCGATTGCGATTGTGCTGGGCTGTTTACTTTACATGGCCTGGCTCTCCGTTCCCCTATTTTTTATTTTGATTGTTTTAATTGGCTTTGGCACAGGGAGTTATCTCTTTTTGGCGGGGAAGGCAGGGCGATTTTTAACAGCAGCCAGGGTACAGCAGGATCGACTGTTTCAACATTTTCGGGCTTTAACCGAGGGCAATAAGGAACTCAAGCTCAATCGGGAACGCCGCCAGGCCTTTATCACCGAAGAATTTCAACCGACTGTTGCTGAAGCCCGTAAACAGAATCAAATTGGTTTAACAGTTTTTGCGATTGCGGCCAGTTGGGGGCAGTTGCTCTTGTTTGTCACCATTGGCTTTTTTCTTTTTACCTTGCCCAATTTGCTGGGGGTGAGTGGGCCAGTGATGTCTGGCTATGTTTTGACGATTATTTATTTAATGTTACCGATGCAGCACGTCATTGAAGCCATCCCGATCCTGAGTCGGGCCAGTGTTGCCTTAGCCAAAGTTGAATCCTTACAGTTAACCCTCAATGAGGATATTTCAAGGACAACTTCAGAAACAGAATTACCGCCTTTGGGGGCCTGGCAAACCCTAGAACTGATTAACATTCGCCATACCTATCAAAGCGGCAGTCCAGATAATCCCTTTACGTTTACCTTAGGCCCCTTAAATTTGAAATTCCAGGCCGGGGAGTTAATTTTTATTGTCGGTGGCAATGGCAGTGGTAAATCAACCTTAGCGAAAATTATTACTGGCCTTTACGATCCGGAAGGGGGCGAAATTCGTCTAGATGGACAAGTAATTACTCCCGATTTACAGGAATGGTATCGCCAGCATTTTGCAACCGTCTTTTCTGATTTCTTTTTGTTTGACCGGCTTTTAGGAATTGAAACTAAAAACAATTTGACCCAGGCCGAGGATTATATCAAACTGCTGCGGCTGGCCCATAAAGTGGCGATTCAAGGGGATCGGCTATCCACAACTAATTTATCCCAGGGGGAGCGGAAACGCCTTGGGCTATTAACGGCCTACCTAGAAAACCGCCCCATTTATCTTTTTGATGAGTGGGCTGCTGATCAAGATCCGATTTTCCGAGATTTCTTCTACACTCAAATGCTGCCGACCCTGCAACAACGGGGAAAAACTATCTTTGCCATTAGCCATGATGATCGCTATTTCAAAGTTGCCGACCGGATTATTAAATTAGACTACGGGCAAATTGAATCAGATACCCTTGGGCGGGAGTATCAAGCATCAACTACATCTAACTCTTCTACTTAG
- a CDS encoding plastocyanin/azurin family copper-binding protein: MQKFLLFVLVALFWLGNSIPGLAVTAPTDVAISLGNASDALKFFPNQLEFRTGQKYKLTLTNPSHSKHYFTAKDFADNSWTQKVEAGQVEVKGAIHELELRPGATAEWVFVPMKSGTYELHCSVPGHQAAGMVGEIILKES, encoded by the coding sequence GTGCAGAAATTTTTGCTCTTTGTCCTCGTGGCCCTATTTTGGTTAGGAAATTCTATCCCCGGCCTGGCGGTGACTGCCCCAACAGATGTAGCTATTAGCTTAGGCAATGCCTCTGATGCGTTAAAGTTCTTTCCCAATCAACTGGAATTTAGAACTGGACAGAAATATAAGCTAACCTTAACCAACCCCAGTCACAGCAAGCACTATTTCACCGCCAAGGATTTTGCCGATAACAGTTGGACTCAAAAAGTTGAAGCGGGGCAAGTTGAAGTTAAGGGCGCGATTCATGAACTGGAACTCCGGCCTGGGGCCACAGCCGAATGGGTTTTTGTCCCGATGAAATCCGGAACCTATGAACTCCATTGCTCTGTGCCAGGCCATCAAGCGGCGGGCATGGTGGGGGAAATTATCTTAAAAGAGTCTTGA
- a CDS encoding class I SAM-dependent methyltransferase, whose product MAIPRILEPEVMDTAQAAADYDAMDFTEVNNDFAQLALELGPESGRILDLGTGTARIPLLLAQARPHWQITAVDLAASMLTIGQQHIDQAQLHDQITLLPADAKSLPLGDQSFDLIISNSLVHHLPDPLPFFAEIQRLLHFQGALLIRDLIRPQTEAGLQNILMNHGGNSSPNQLKLFQDSLRASFTLSEIKTMIHQAGIKNVEIYQSSNRHWTVARAVRLL is encoded by the coding sequence ATGGCCATCCCCCGGATTCTGGAACCAGAAGTAATGGACACAGCCCAGGCGGCCGCAGATTATGACGCAATGGACTTTACAGAAGTTAACAACGACTTTGCCCAGTTAGCGTTGGAATTGGGGCCTGAATCAGGAAGAATTTTAGACTTAGGTACAGGCACAGCCCGGATTCCGCTCCTCTTAGCCCAGGCCCGGCCCCACTGGCAAATTACTGCCGTGGATTTAGCCGCGTCCATGTTAACCATCGGGCAGCAGCATATTGACCAGGCCCAGCTTCACGATCAAATTACCTTACTCCCGGCCGATGCCAAATCCCTCCCCCTTGGGGATCAATCCTTTGACCTGATTATTTCTAATAGCTTGGTGCATCATCTACCTGATCCCTTACCCTTTTTCGCTGAAATTCAACGACTTTTACATTTCCAAGGAGCCTTGCTGATTCGAGACTTAATTCGCCCACAGACCGAGGCAGGCCTGCAAAATATTCTGATGAACCACGGCGGCAACTCTAGCCCGAACCAACTCAAACTCTTTCAAGACTCCCTCCGAGCCAGCTTTACCCTGAGTGAAATTAAAACCATGATCCACCAGGCCGGGATCAAGAATGTGGAGATTTATCAGTCTTCAAATCGCCATTGGACTGTGGCTCGAGCCGTGCGTTTGTTATAA
- a CDS encoding glycosyltransferase: protein MNVAIVHEWFASYAGSERVVEQLLNLYPEADLYSLVDFIPRPARDFLHHKAVTTSFLQNLPFAKRKFRSYLPFMPLAVEQFDLRAYDLVLSSHHAVAKGILTRPDQLHICYVHTPIRYAWDLQEQYLETSGLSRGWKRVLPALILHYLRLWDVATVGRVDRFVANSEFVARRIQKTYQRNAEVIYPPVNTAPFQANQSRQDFYLAMARHVPYKKMELILEAFNQLGLPLVMIGDGTETLKSQARANVQILGYQPDEVVKTYLETCKAFVFAAEEDFGITVVEAQAAGAPVIAYGRGGACETVISGQTGLFFQQQTVSSLSHTIAEFEQNGIAASSEEISTHAQKFTIQRFQTEIKAFIDQAWAEFQTKQFHS, encoded by the coding sequence ATGAACGTTGCCATTGTCCATGAGTGGTTTGCCAGCTATGCCGGTTCTGAGCGGGTTGTCGAGCAACTCTTAAATCTTTATCCAGAAGCAGATTTATATAGCTTGGTGGATTTTATTCCCAGGCCCGCCCGTGATTTTCTTCACCACAAAGCTGTCACCACCTCATTTTTGCAAAACCTCCCCTTCGCCAAACGTAAGTTTCGGAGTTATTTGCCATTCATGCCCTTGGCGGTGGAGCAGTTTGATCTGCGGGCCTATGATTTAGTCCTCTCCAGCCATCATGCTGTGGCCAAAGGGATTTTAACCCGTCCGGATCAGTTGCATATTTGTTATGTTCACACCCCCATCCGCTATGCCTGGGATTTACAAGAGCAATATCTGGAAACCAGTGGCCTGAGTCGCGGCTGGAAGCGGGTTTTGCCAGCGTTAATTTTGCACTATCTCCGGCTCTGGGATGTGGCGACCGTGGGACGGGTTGATCGGTTTGTGGCTAATTCTGAGTTTGTCGCCCGCCGGATTCAGAAAACCTACCAGCGCAATGCCGAGGTGATTTATCCCCCTGTGAATACCGCCCCATTCCAGGCCAATCAATCCCGGCAAGACTTTTATCTGGCTATGGCTCGCCATGTTCCCTATAAAAAGATGGAACTCATTCTGGAGGCCTTTAATCAGTTGGGTTTGCCCTTGGTCATGATTGGGGATGGCACCGAAACCCTTAAATCCCAGGCCCGTGCCAATGTGCAGATCCTCGGCTATCAACCGGATGAAGTGGTCAAAACCTATTTAGAAACCTGTAAAGCCTTTGTCTTTGCTGCCGAAGAGGATTTTGGGATTACGGTGGTGGAAGCCCAAGCGGCCGGTGCGCCAGTGATTGCCTATGGTCGTGGGGGGGCCTGTGAAACCGTTATTTCTGGACAAACTGGCCTATTTTTTCAGCAACAAACTGTTTCTAGCCTCAGCCATACCATTGCAGAGTTTGAACAAAACGGGATTGCTGCCAGTTCTGAAGAAATCAGTACCCACGCCCAAAAATTTACGATTCAGCGTTTCCAAACGGAGATTAAGGCCTTCATTGACCAGGCCTGGGCCGAGTTCCAAACGAAGCAATTCCATTCATAG
- the psb35 gene encoding photosystem II assembly protein Psb35 — protein sequence MLIGPLAGLAAVFEGLGPFYAVLALGFIAAVSLGSVAWYNSKRPAGWEDKERPDFLPKVDDEP from the coding sequence ATGTTAATTGGCCCATTGGCAGGTTTAGCAGCAGTTTTTGAAGGCTTAGGGCCGTTTTACGCTGTCTTAGCGTTAGGGTTTATTGCTGCTGTCAGTTTAGGTTCCGTGGCCTGGTATAACTCAAAACGTCCGGCCGGGTGGGAAGATAAAGAACGCCCTGATTTCTTACCAAAAGTAGATGATGAGCCTTAA
- a CDS encoding cytochrome c oxidase subunit II — MEQIPGSILTLAAGVVITLLSLWASQQSHLFFPEQASEIAPLVDNLFGIMVGIAVAFFFVVQGAIVYFMIRYRQRPGDEEDGSPIRENLPLEAFWTAIPAIIVIFLGIYSVDIFQQMGGFNPGDHAGHAMVGHKHSAAVVAQAPDMNMTSDVPMLLAQADTSAEVGFGASPENVGKPPDVMVDVAGMQYAWIFTYPDSGIISGELHIPVGQDVQLNISAKDVIHSFWVPQFRLKQDAIPGIPTELRFKATKPGAYPVVCAELCGGYHGSMRTRVIAHTPEDYQAWVQQNTVANAPQESPVLLAQAASMTPENRMVAGHIHQMGITPETLAQLHP; from the coding sequence ATGGAACAGATTCCTGGATCAATCCTCACCCTTGCCGCCGGAGTCGTCATCACGCTCCTTAGTCTTTGGGCCAGCCAACAATCTCACCTCTTCTTCCCCGAGCAAGCGTCTGAAATCGCCCCCTTGGTGGATAACCTGTTTGGGATCATGGTTGGGATTGCCGTCGCCTTTTTCTTTGTCGTACAAGGGGCGATTGTCTATTTCATGATTCGCTACCGACAACGGCCGGGGGATGAGGAGGATGGATCACCGATCCGGGAAAACTTACCCCTTGAAGCCTTCTGGACGGCAATCCCAGCCATTATCGTGATTTTCTTGGGCATCTATAGCGTGGACATTTTCCAGCAGATGGGGGGCTTTAATCCCGGTGATCATGCGGGTCATGCCATGGTTGGACATAAACACTCGGCCGCAGTCGTGGCCCAGGCCCCAGACATGAATATGACATCTGATGTCCCGATGCTGCTGGCCCAGGCCGATACCTCTGCTGAAGTTGGCTTTGGGGCCAGTCCCGAGAATGTGGGCAAGCCCCCTGATGTGATGGTGGATGTAGCGGGGATGCAATATGCCTGGATTTTTACCTATCCCGATAGCGGTATTATCTCCGGTGAACTCCATATTCCGGTGGGCCAAGATGTCCAACTGAATATTTCGGCTAAAGATGTGATCCATTCCTTCTGGGTGCCCCAATTTCGCCTCAAACAGGATGCAATTCCGGGAATCCCAACCGAACTGCGCTTTAAGGCCACCAAACCGGGCGCATATCCAGTCGTTTGTGCAGAACTCTGTGGCGGCTATCACGGTTCCATGCGGACAAGGGTGATTGCCCATACCCCGGAAGACTACCAGGCCTGGGTTCAACAAAATACGGTGGCCAATGCCCCGCAAGAGTCTCCGGTGTTACTCGCCCAAGCCGCTTCTATGACTCCTGAGAATCGGATGGTGGCCGGTCACATTCACCAGATGGGCATTACGCCCGAAACCCTGGCCCAACTTCATCCCTAG
- a CDS encoding cob(I)yrinic acid a,c-diamide adenosyltransferase encodes MMRSGIGIQTAQIRPERQTGQIHVYDGAGKGKSQAALGVVLRSIGLGIASAWQTRVLLLRFLKGPGRDYAEDAAIEALQRGFPHLIDQVRTGRAEFFNADQITKLDRQEAQRGWDIAKGAIASGLYSVIVLDELNPVLDLGLLPVDEVVRVLKKKSDDLEIITTGRGTPSQLLEIADLHSEMRPHFHPTALQQGIEGIEIYTGDGKGKSTSALGKALQAIGKGISQDQSHRVLIMQWLKGGQGYTEDAAIAALQQSYPYLVDHQRCGRDAIVWRGQQQELDYVEAERGWEIARMAIASGFYKTIILDELNPTVDLELLPVEPIVQAFLRKPRDTEIIITGRCKHPPAYFDLASIHSEMICHKHYAERGIDLKRGVDF; translated from the coding sequence ATGATGCGCAGTGGTATCGGTATTCAAACCGCCCAAATTAGACCGGAACGCCAAACTGGGCAAATCCATGTCTATGACGGGGCCGGCAAGGGAAAATCCCAAGCAGCCTTAGGGGTGGTGTTGCGCTCCATCGGCCTGGGGATTGCTTCGGCCTGGCAAACTCGGGTTTTGCTCTTGCGGTTTCTCAAGGGGCCGGGGCGTGACTATGCCGAAGATGCCGCCATTGAAGCTCTCCAACGGGGGTTTCCCCATCTCATCGATCAGGTCCGCACGGGCCGAGCAGAATTTTTTAATGCCGACCAAATTACCAAGCTAGATCGCCAAGAAGCACAACGGGGCTGGGACATTGCCAAAGGAGCCATTGCGTCCGGTCTCTATTCGGTGATTGTTTTGGATGAACTGAATCCAGTTTTAGATTTGGGCCTGTTGCCTGTAGATGAAGTGGTGCGGGTACTGAAGAAAAAATCCGATGATCTCGAAATTATCACCACGGGCCGGGGAACCCCTTCTCAACTCCTCGAAATTGCGGATCTGCACTCAGAAATGCGCCCCCACTTTCATCCGACTGCGCTCCAGCAAGGCATTGAAGGGATCGAAATTTATACTGGTGACGGTAAAGGCAAATCCACCAGTGCCCTCGGCAAGGCCCTCCAGGCCATTGGTAAAGGCATTAGCCAAGATCAATCCCATCGGGTGCTAATTATGCAGTGGCTGAAGGGCGGCCAAGGCTATACGGAAGATGCGGCCATTGCGGCCCTGCAACAGAGTTATCCCTATCTGGTGGATCATCAACGCTGTGGCCGGGATGCGATTGTTTGGCGGGGACAACAACAGGAATTGGACTATGTGGAAGCAGAACGGGGTTGGGAAATTGCCCGGATGGCCATTGCTTCGGGATTTTATAAAACAATTATTCTTGATGAACTTAATCCCACCGTTGACCTAGAACTCTTACCCGTTGAACCCATTGTCCAGGCCTTTCTCCGTAAACCCCGAGATACCGAAATTATCATCACCGGCCGCTGTAAGCATCCCCCCGCCTACTTTGATCTCGCTAGCATCCACTCGGAGATGATTTGCCACAAACACTATGCCGAACGGGGGATTGACCTCAAACGGGGTGTTGATTTTTAA